ACGATGCCTTCCCGCACGAGCCAGGATGGTCCGGTCACCCCGAGCATCTCGAAGTTGATGGTCTTGGGGCGGACCATCTCGGCCTTGTGGGCGGCGAAGAAGTGACGTGCCCCTTCGTGCAGCGCTTCCTCACTCCCGGTGCAGACAAGCCATACCCTGGTGTGCTCCATGGGCTCGGATCGGAGCACCTCTCCCAAGGCCAGGACCAGGCCGGCCGCTGAAGCGTTATCGTTTGCCCCAGGAGTGAACGGGGTCAGCTCCGCGTGGACCGTCAGGGCCAGAAGGAGCAGCGCGAACGTACTCGGAATTACTGACACCGGCCACACCCAAGGCGCTCCCGTGAGCGCGCCGTATATGTAGATAGCTATCTGAGCGAAGAAAGACGCGAAAGCGGTGGTGCTCAGGAACCTGTAGACCGTAAGCCATTCGGGGGTGCTGAATATGATGGGGGTGCGTTGTGTGTCGACGTGCCCTATGAGCACCAGGTCTTGCCGGGCCTGCCCTTTCTTGGGCTCCGCCACCGCATAGACGTTCTGGCTCGGACGCTTGGGCAGGGCCCACCTGAGGGGGTTGTCGCGCAGCCCGAGTTCCAGGACCTCCGATGACATTACGAAGACAGCGATAGCAGCGGACACCCATGCGCTCACCTTGCCCGCAAGCGGGTATATTGCAAACGCGGCAAGCAGAGCCACCGATGCCACCAGGTGTGGCCTGAATACCGACCCGGAGGACGGGAATGTCTCAACCTGTGGCTCGAAACCGAGGCCGGCCAGGACCTCGGCGCAGTACTGGGAGCCTCGCCTCTCCCCTTCGGTGGCGGAACCCCTCGGGCCGATCTTCCCAGCCAGCTCCTGTATGTGGCGCATCCAGGCAGCGACCGCTTGCTCCACGCCTGCAGGATCGGGACGCGCGAAGTCCACACCGCGGTCATTATTCTTATTGGCCAAGCGCGGGCACTCCTTCCGTTCGACTGTGATCTATTGGTGCCTGTGATTCGCCATGGGCACTCTAGTCTCCTTGTGCCGCGCCCCCAGCTACGATCCAGATCTGCGATAGAACCACCTCTTCACCGTCTCCACCATAATGAGGTAGGCAGCCACCACCCCCACTAGAAACAGGAAGAACGGCGCCGGAGGTGGCACGAATCCAAAGGATCTGCCGATTCCGGTATATGGGATGGCAAAGCCCACACCCACTACGGCGATGGTGGACAGGAGCAGGGCGGAGCTTGGCCTGCTTTCGAGGAACGGGTGGCGTGTGCGGATCATGTGGATGACCAGGGTTTGAGTAGCCAGGGACACCAGGAACCATCCCGTTTGGAACAGGGGCTCCGCGGCGCGAAACCCGTGGAGCATCACAACATAGGTCAGGATGTCGTAGATCGAGCTGATGGGGCCGAACAGTATCATGAAGTTCCTGATGAAGTCGATGTTCCACTGCTTCGGGGCAGCGATGTAGTCCTCGTCGACACGGTCCGTGGGTATGGTGACCTGGGCGAAATCGTACAGGAAGTTATTCAGGAGTATCTGGACCGGGCGCATGGGGAGGAAAGGCACGAAGAAAAGGGCCGCGGGGACAGAGAACATGTTCCCGAAGTTCGAGCTCGTGCCCATCATTATGTACTTCATTGTGTTTGCGAAGGTGCGCCGGCCTTCGATGACTCCGTGCTCGAGGATGTGGAGCCCTTCCTCCATAAGCACAATGTCCGCGGCCTCTTTGGCCACGTCCACAGCGTTGTTCACGGAGATGCCCACGTCGGCTGCGCGCAACGAAGGAGTGTCGTTGATACCGTCACCCATATACCCCACCACACGACCGGCCGCCCTGAGTACGT
This sequence is a window from Bacillota bacterium. Protein-coding genes within it:
- a CDS encoding M28 family metallopeptidase, with protein sequence MANKNNDRGVDFARPDPAGVEQAVAAWMRHIQELAGKIGPRGSATEGERRGSQYCAEVLAGLGFEPQVETFPSSGSVFRPHLVASVALLAAFAIYPLAGKVSAWVSAAIAVFVMSSEVLELGLRDNPLRWALPKRPSQNVYAVAEPKKGQARQDLVLIGHVDTQRTPIIFSTPEWLTVYRFLSTTAFASFFAQIAIYIYGALTGAPWVWPVSVIPSTFALLLLALTVHAELTPFTPGANDNASAAGLVLALGEVLRSEPMEHTRVWLVCTGSEEALHEGARHFFAAHKAEMVRPKTINFEMLGVTGPSWLVREGIVTSLYPSPELRALAERIAEAMPELEAYPSKIEGGVTEASDSIIAGVPAITLAGMDRSNHAPHWHKLSDTPDKMRPDVMAKAYTLAWAMMTALDTQAR